In Harmonia axyridis chromosome X, icHarAxyr1.1, whole genome shotgun sequence, a single window of DNA contains:
- the LOC123685998 gene encoding gastrula zinc finger protein xFG20-1-like, translated as MFRTPKRNKGVSNNNEIATLTPERALKPRILNSLDKDACNGNSSNEIISVSPNENRRGRPRADCLNALILEGSTSPSSIKCNYCGRVFPREKSLQAHRRTHTGEKPYSCDYPKCFKRFAQSGQLKTHQRLHTGEKPFICSAPNCEQRFTHANRRCQLHPELQLKRFNSSSKIEYDKSMDEAHHAEVRAWLTNNEKRVKRCSSGSSGELETTPKRSRPRTFSEKSPSLSLNWLSSNENSNLTEIENTPPPSEVEFPTLSADGDDNFSAKEEADSSRDDKELPKKRWLREATKKGDIVLDDHDNNHEELAQPLNWDEPVESTENNHNTDLSCPSENMVIMENQNRPSVLVCLHDGKKKAMTNDEIQTAIALVELKNSGNCYSKCNYRI; from the exons ATGTTCCGTACCCCAAAACGTAATAAGGGAGTATCTAACAACAATGAAATTGCAACTTTAACACCTGAAAGGGCATTAAAACCTAGAATTCTTAATTCACTAGACAAAGACGCATGTAACGGGAATTCATCAAACGAAATTATTTCTGTATCGCCAAATGAAAATCGAAGAGGTCGACCAAGAGCTGATTGTTTAAATGCCCTTATTTTAGAAGGCTCAACGTCTCCAAGTTCCATAAAATGCAATTATTGCGGAAGAGTATTTCCTAGGGAAAAGTCATTGCAAGCTCATAGGAGAACCCATACAG GTGAAAAGCCATATTCTTGTGATTATCCAAAGTGCTTCAAAAGATTTGCACAATCAGGACAATTAAAAACCCATCAAAGACTTCATACTGGAGAAAAACCATTTATTTGTTCTGCCCCAAATTGTGAGCAACGGTTTACACATGCCAATCGACGTTGTCAGCTTCATCCTGAATTACAACTGAAAAGGTTTAACTCGTCAAGCAAAATTGAATATGACAAGTCGATGGATGAAGCACATCATGCTGAAGTACGAGCCTGGTTGACAAACAATGAAAA AAGAGTCAAAAGATGTTCTTCTGGATCCTCTGGCGAGTTGGAAACAACTCCAAAAAGGTCACGACCAAGGACATTCAGTGAAAAATCGCCATCGTTATCGCTCAATTGGCTGAgctcaaatgaaaattcaaatctaACAGAAATCGAAAATACACCACCTCCTTCTGAAGTTGAGTTTCCAACTCTATCAGCTGATGGTGACGACAATTTTAGCGCCAAAGAGGAAGCAG ACTCCAGTCGAGATGATAAGGAGCTACCAAAGAAAAGATGGCTTCGAGAGGCCACTAAAAAAGGAGATATTGTTTTGGATGATCATGATAACAATCATGAAGAACTTGCCCAACCTTTAAACTGGGACGAACCAGTGGAAAGTACAGAAAATAATCATAATACCGATTTATCTTGCCCTTCCGAGAATATGGTGATAATGGAAAATCAGAATAGGCCTTCAGTTCTTGTTTGTTTACATGATGGTAAAAAAAAAGCCATGACCAATGATGAAATCCAAACAGCTATTGCTCTTGTGGAGCTGAAAAACAGTGGTAATTGTTATAGTAAATGTAATTATAGAATTTAA
- the LOC123685796 gene encoding UMP-CMP kinase-like: MPTPKVVFVLGPPGAGKGTQCKNIVEKYGYVHLSAGDLLREERAKPGSQYGELIENYIREGKIVPVEITCSLLEKAIEDSGKEKFLIDGFPRSKNNLDGWNNTAAKRINLSFVLYFDCPLETCTERCLARGAAGSGRSDDNLESLQKRVKTFLSETEPIIQHYKAMDMVKTVDATKTENEVFEEVAKIFDEIKV, translated from the exons ATGCCTACACCTAAAGTAGTATTTGTACTCGGTCCTCCAGGAGCTGGAAAAGGAACTCAATGTAAAAACATTGTAGAG aaatatggaTATGTTCATTTATCTGCAGGAGACCTGCTAAGGGAAGAAAGAGCAAAACCTGGTTCCCAATATGGAGAACTTATCGAAAACTATATTAGAGAGGGAAAAATAGTTCCAGTAGAAATAACATGTAGTTTACTGGAGAAAGCAATAGAAGATTCTGGCAAAGAGAAATTCCTAATTGATGGATTTCCCAGGagtaaaaataatttagatGGTTGGAATAACACAGCAGCTAAAAGGATCAACCtttcatttgtattgtattttgacTGCCCACTGGAg ACCTGTACAGAAAGATGCTTAGCAAGAGGAGCTGCTGGTAGCGGTAGATCCGATGATAATCTTGAAAGCTTACAAAAGCGAGTGAAGACATTTTTATCAGAAACAGAACCCATAATCCAACATTATAAAGCAATGGATATGGTCAAAACCGTTGACGCTACAAAGACAGAAAATGAAGTGTTTGAAGAGGTAGCTAAAATCTTTGACGAAATTAAAGTTTAA